A single genomic interval of Solimonas sp. K1W22B-7 harbors:
- the hisG gene encoding ATP phosphoribosyltransferase, whose amino-acid sequence MTQITIALSKGRILEESLPLLAKLGLEPAGDIDRLLRVPTRDKNVSFLIIRPTDVPTYVEYGAADLGITGKDVLMEHGGESLYEPLDLDIARCRLSVAARVGHKPGNGARRLRVATKYPEITRRHFAAKGEQVEIIKLYGSMELAPLVGLSDVIVDLVATGKTLKANGMEETEVICQVSSRIVVNKAAMKMKHAAIQGLLDSIAKASGQ is encoded by the coding sequence ATGACCCAGATCACCATTGCCCTCTCCAAGGGCCGCATCCTGGAAGAGTCGCTGCCGCTGCTGGCCAAGCTGGGCCTGGAGCCGGCCGGCGACATCGACCGCCTGCTGCGCGTGCCCACGCGCGACAAGAACGTCTCCTTCCTCATTATCCGCCCGACGGATGTGCCGACCTATGTCGAGTACGGCGCCGCCGATCTCGGCATCACCGGCAAGGACGTGCTGATGGAGCACGGCGGCGAGTCGCTGTACGAGCCGCTGGACCTGGATATCGCCCGCTGCCGCCTGAGCGTGGCCGCCCGCGTCGGCCACAAGCCGGGCAACGGCGCGCGCCGCCTGCGCGTCGCCACCAAGTACCCGGAGATCACCCGCCGCCACTTCGCCGCCAAGGGCGAGCAGGTGGAGATCATCAAGCTCTACGGCTCCATGGAGCTGGCACCGCTGGTGGGCCTGTCCGACGTGATCGTGGACCTGGTCGCCACCGGCAAGACGCTCAAGGCCAACGGCATGGAAGAGACCGAGGTCATCTGCCAGGTCAGCTCGCGCATCGTCGTCAACAAGGCCGCGATGAAGATGAAGCACGCCGCGATCCAGGGCCTGCTGGACAGCATCGCCAAGGCGAGCGGCCAGTGA
- the murA gene encoding UDP-N-acetylglucosamine 1-carboxyvinyltransferase, whose product MDKLLIEGGACLKGEVRASGAKNAALPILCASLLSDEPLTLHNVPALQDIKTTYKLLKQMGVEVTPEGSNSVTVNARPITTHIAPYELVKTMRASILVLGPLVARRGEAQVSLPGGCAIGARPVNLHLMGLEAMGAEIRVEGGFIYAKAAKLKGARIMFDTVTVTGTENLMMAAVLADGETVLENAAREPEVVDLARCLTAMGAKIRGAGTTTIVIQGVKELQPAEHTILPDRIETGTFLAGAAMTRGHVRVTHTDPNLLDAVLVKLQQAGAYVRTGTDFIEVDMQGKRPRAVTIITHPHPGFPTDMQAQFMAMNCLAEGTGVITESIFENRFQHAAELQRMGASINLEGHTAIITGKEVLTGAPVMATDLRASAALVVAALAAQGMSVVDRIYHLDRGYERIEDKLAQLGGRISRIK is encoded by the coding sequence ATGGACAAGCTTCTGATCGAAGGCGGCGCCTGCCTCAAGGGCGAGGTCCGTGCCTCCGGCGCCAAGAACGCCGCGCTGCCGATCCTCTGCGCCTCGCTGCTGTCGGACGAGCCGCTGACGCTGCACAACGTCCCGGCGCTGCAGGACATCAAGACCACCTACAAGCTGCTCAAGCAGATGGGCGTGGAAGTGACGCCCGAAGGCAGCAACAGCGTCACCGTCAACGCGCGGCCGATCACCACGCACATCGCGCCCTACGAGCTGGTCAAGACCATGCGCGCGTCGATCCTCGTGCTCGGCCCGCTGGTGGCGCGCCGCGGCGAGGCGCAGGTGTCCCTGCCCGGCGGCTGCGCCATCGGCGCGCGCCCGGTGAACCTGCACCTGATGGGCCTGGAAGCGATGGGCGCGGAGATCCGCGTCGAGGGCGGCTTCATCTACGCCAAGGCGGCCAAGCTCAAGGGCGCCCGCATCATGTTCGACACGGTGACCGTCACCGGCACCGAGAACCTGATGATGGCGGCCGTGCTGGCCGACGGCGAGACCGTGCTGGAAAACGCCGCCCGCGAACCCGAGGTGGTGGACCTGGCGCGCTGCCTCACCGCCATGGGCGCGAAGATCAGGGGCGCCGGCACCACCACCATCGTGATCCAGGGTGTGAAGGAGCTGCAGCCCGCCGAACACACCATCCTGCCCGACCGCATCGAGACCGGCACCTTCCTGGCCGGCGCGGCGATGACCCGCGGCCACGTGCGTGTGACCCACACCGATCCCAACCTGCTCGACGCCGTGCTGGTGAAGCTGCAGCAGGCCGGCGCCTACGTCCGCACCGGCACCGACTTCATCGAGGTGGACATGCAGGGCAAGCGCCCGCGCGCGGTGACCATCATCACCCACCCGCACCCAGGCTTCCCCACCGACATGCAGGCGCAGTTCATGGCGATGAACTGCCTGGCGGAAGGCACCGGCGTGATCACCGAGTCGATCTTCGAGAACCGCTTCCAGCATGCGGCGGAACTGCAGCGCATGGGCGCCAGCATCAATCTCGAAGGTCACACCGCGATCATCACCGGCAAGGAAGTGCTGACCGGCGCGCCGGTGATGGCGACCGACCTGCGCGCCTCGGCGGCGCTGGTGGTGGCCGCGCTGGCCGCACAGGGCATGTCCGTGGTCGACCGCATCTACCACCTCGACCGCGGCTACGAGCGCATCGAGGACAAGCTTGCCCAGCTGGGCGGGCGCATCAGCCGAATCAAGTAA
- a CDS encoding BolA family protein: MTKEQIQSLIEAGLPGAQVVVRGDDGAHFEADVVCAEFAGKLPLAQHRMVYATLGERMGREIHALQLKTRAA; the protein is encoded by the coding sequence ATGACCAAAGAACAAATCCAGTCCCTGATCGAGGCCGGCCTGCCCGGCGCCCAGGTGGTGGTGCGCGGCGACGACGGCGCGCATTTCGAGGCCGACGTGGTCTGCGCCGAATTCGCCGGCAAGCTGCCGCTGGCGCAGCACCGCATGGTCTACGCCACGCTGGGCGAGCGCATGGGGCGCGAGATCCACGCACTGCAGCTGAAGACGAGGGCCGCCTGA
- a CDS encoding ABC transporter permease produces the protein MSPDQIGFQTLLKKEVMRFWSVLGQTVTAPVITALLYLLVFAQAMQGRAPVYPGVGYTEFLLPGLIMMTVIQNAFANTSSSLIQSKVMGNLVFLQMAPLGPWEWFGAYVVAALVRTTLVASAMLLVTVPFVQLPIHQPLALLAMFLLSSASLAVLGLIAGIVSQKFDHIAAFTNFFITPLSFLSGVFYSVHALPPFWYQASHLNPFFYMIDGFRYGFFGQADVPLFQSLLWCLGFFLVASVVCLRMLMTGYKLKK, from the coding sequence ATGAGCCCGGACCAGATCGGCTTCCAGACGCTCTTGAAGAAGGAAGTGATGCGCTTCTGGTCGGTGCTCGGCCAGACCGTCACCGCGCCGGTGATCACCGCCCTGCTGTACCTGCTGGTGTTCGCGCAGGCCATGCAGGGGCGCGCGCCGGTCTACCCGGGCGTGGGCTACACCGAGTTCCTGCTGCCCGGCCTGATCATGATGACGGTGATCCAGAACGCCTTCGCCAACACCTCGTCCTCGCTGATCCAGTCCAAGGTGATGGGCAACCTGGTGTTCCTGCAGATGGCCCCGCTGGGGCCCTGGGAGTGGTTCGGCGCCTACGTGGTGGCGGCGCTGGTGCGCACCACGCTGGTGGCCAGCGCGATGCTGCTGGTGACGGTGCCCTTCGTGCAGTTGCCGATCCACCAGCCGCTGGCGCTGCTGGCGATGTTCCTGCTGTCCTCGGCGAGCCTGGCGGTGCTGGGCCTGATCGCGGGCATCGTGTCGCAGAAGTTCGACCACATCGCCGCCTTCACCAACTTCTTCATCACGCCATTGAGCTTCCTCTCCGGCGTGTTCTACTCGGTGCACGCGCTGCCGCCGTTCTGGTACCAGGCCTCGCACCTCAACCCGTTCTTCTACATGATCGACGGCTTCCGCTACGGCTTCTTCGGACAGGCGGACGTACCCCTGTTCCAGAGCCTGCTGTGGTGCCTCGGATTTTTCCTGGTTGCCTCCGTGGTCTGCCTGCGGATGCTGATGACCGGCTACAAGCTCAAGAAGTGA
- a CDS encoding ABC transporter ATP-binding protein, which translates to MSSSPTPAVAIAGVRKTYGKLQALRGIDFSIRQGEFFGLLGPNGAGKSTLISIIAGLVGADAGTVSVMGHDTVSDFRAARRKLGVVPQELVFDPFFKVRDMLRIQAGYYGCGKESWAWIDEMLERLDLADKADSPMRALSGGMKRRVLVAQALVHRPPVVILDEPTAGVDVELRRTLWSFMTDLHAKGTTVVLTTHYLEEAQELCERIAILDRGQVEVIETTRQLLARHPFRFLRLKLSEGATLPANLQALVSAEVNGTVELKLETAKHPIATVFDSLRAAGIAIEDVHTREPDLEDIFVELTGSKA; encoded by the coding sequence ATGTCCTCCTCCCCTACGCCCGCCGTCGCCATCGCCGGCGTCCGCAAGACCTATGGCAAGCTCCAGGCCCTGCGCGGAATCGACTTTTCGATCCGCCAGGGGGAGTTCTTTGGCCTGCTCGGTCCCAACGGCGCCGGTAAATCGACCCTGATCAGCATCATCGCCGGCCTGGTGGGCGCCGATGCCGGCACCGTGTCCGTCATGGGCCACGACACCGTGTCCGACTTCCGCGCCGCCCGCCGCAAGCTCGGCGTGGTACCGCAGGAGCTGGTGTTCGACCCCTTCTTCAAGGTGCGCGACATGCTGCGCATCCAGGCCGGCTACTACGGCTGCGGCAAGGAGTCCTGGGCCTGGATCGACGAGATGCTGGAGCGCCTGGACCTGGCCGACAAGGCGGATTCGCCGATGCGCGCCCTGTCCGGCGGCATGAAGCGCCGCGTGCTGGTGGCCCAGGCCCTGGTGCACCGCCCGCCGGTGGTGATCCTGGACGAGCCTACCGCGGGCGTGGACGTGGAGCTGCGCCGCACGCTGTGGTCCTTCATGACCGACCTGCACGCCAAGGGCACCACCGTGGTGCTGACCACCCACTACCTGGAAGAGGCGCAGGAGCTGTGCGAGCGCATCGCCATCCTCGACCGCGGCCAGGTGGAGGTGATCGAGACCACGCGGCAGCTGCTGGCGCGTCACCCCTTCCGCTTCCTGCGGCTAAAGCTGTCGGAGGGCGCCACCCTGCCGGCGAACCTGCAGGCCCTGGTGTCGGCGGAAGTGAACGGCACGGTGGAACTGAAACTGGAAACGGCGAAGCACCCGATCGCGACGGTGTTCGACAGCCTGCGCGCGGCCGGCATCGCCATCGAGGACGTGCACACGCGTGAACCGGACCTGGAAGACATCTTCGTGGAACTGACCGGGAGCAAGGCATGA
- a CDS encoding cryptochrome/photolyase family protein, translating to MTASAPSTAILWFRRDLRLADNPALQLALREAEEIVPVYIWAPDEEAPWAPGGASRWWLHHSLADLVGELEKRGSPLVIRSGDSLTELRRLAKETGAGAVYWNRLYEPAAIARDSRIKEALREDGLEAESANAALLIEPWQIKTGGGAPYRVFTPYWKAAQALLPTGRLGPVPQKLAPPAKAPASLPLDSLELLPRLPWAAGFSTHWQPGAAGARKRLERFADDVVLDYSAQRDQPAVDVTSGLSPHLHFGDIGPRQVLLRMQRAQSEEGGAGRIACTEHFLREIGWREFAHHLLFHFPQTPLEPLVEKYRPFPWRKPAEYAADLRAWQRGRTGIPIVDAGMRQLWATGIMHNRVRMIVASFLTKNLLIPWQEGARWFWDTLVDADLPNNTLGWQWTAGCGADAAPYFRVFNPVLQSQKFDPSGEYLRQWLPELAGLPAERLHVPGAHWPPIVDLAVSRQRALDAYTKIKTEA from the coding sequence ATGACAGCCTCTGCCCCAAGCACCGCCATCCTCTGGTTCCGCCGCGACCTGCGCCTGGCCGACAACCCGGCCCTGCAGCTGGCCCTGCGCGAGGCCGAGGAGATCGTTCCGGTCTACATCTGGGCGCCCGACGAGGAGGCTCCCTGGGCCCCCGGCGGCGCTTCGCGCTGGTGGCTGCACCACAGCCTGGCCGACCTGGTCGGGGAACTGGAAAAGCGCGGCAGCCCCCTGGTGATCCGCAGCGGCGACAGCCTGACCGAGCTGCGCCGGCTGGCGAAGGAGACCGGCGCTGGCGCCGTCTACTGGAACCGCCTCTACGAGCCGGCCGCCATCGCGCGTGACAGTCGCATCAAGGAAGCGCTGCGCGAAGACGGCCTGGAGGCCGAAAGCGCCAACGCCGCCCTGCTGATCGAGCCCTGGCAGATCAAGACCGGCGGCGGCGCGCCCTACCGCGTCTTCACCCCCTACTGGAAGGCCGCCCAGGCCCTGCTGCCCACGGGCCGGCTGGGGCCGGTGCCGCAGAAGCTGGCGCCACCCGCCAAGGCGCCCGCCAGCCTGCCGCTGGACTCGCTGGAGCTGCTGCCGCGCTTGCCCTGGGCCGCCGGGTTCTCCACTCACTGGCAGCCCGGCGCCGCCGGCGCGCGCAAGCGCCTGGAGCGCTTCGCCGACGACGTGGTGCTGGACTACTCCGCCCAGCGCGACCAGCCGGCCGTGGACGTCACCTCCGGCCTGTCGCCGCATCTGCATTTCGGCGACATCGGCCCGCGCCAGGTGCTGCTGCGCATGCAGCGCGCACAGTCCGAGGAGGGCGGGGCGGGGCGCATCGCCTGCACCGAGCATTTCCTGCGCGAGATCGGCTGGCGCGAGTTCGCCCACCACCTGCTGTTCCATTTCCCGCAGACGCCGCTGGAACCGCTGGTCGAGAAGTACCGCCCCTTTCCCTGGCGCAAGCCCGCCGAATACGCCGCCGACCTGCGCGCCTGGCAGCGCGGCCGCACGGGCATTCCCATCGTCGACGCCGGCATGCGCCAGCTGTGGGCCACAGGGATCATGCACAACCGCGTGCGCATGATCGTCGCGTCGTTCCTCACCAAGAACCTGCTGATCCCCTGGCAGGAAGGCGCGCGCTGGTTCTGGGACACCCTGGTGGACGCCGACCTGCCGAACAACACCCTGGGCTGGCAATGGACCGCCGGCTGCGGCGCCGATGCCGCGCCCTACTTCCGCGTGTTCAACCCGGTGCTGCAGTCGCAGAAATTCGATCCGAGTGGTGAGTACCTGCGCCAATGGCTGCCGGAACTCGCCGGTCTGCCGGCGGAGCGCCTGCATGTCCCGGGGGCTCACTGGCCACCGATCGTGGACCTCGCGGTCTCGCGCCAGCGCGCGCTGGACGCCTACACAAAAATCAAGACTGAAGCCTGA
- a CDS encoding AraC family transcriptional regulator: MSADDRSAAAEPQVVFLAYARGLIDQLRGQRLDVAPLLALAGLDEAALDEPGRTIPAETYVQLWQQAEKLSGDTRLGLHVGEVVRPGKYGVLGYVMMSCETLGESLLRQLRYQDLVGKSGRSELVQGGDRCELRWHSQMARASPHVGEEHVASWVAFARWILGAPGRDPIEVQFEHPAPADTSEHQRLFRCPLRFGQPHTAVAFEAGLLKLPLRDKNPEMRSLMDRHAEMLLAQQVQGETEIEQEIREAIARQLADGVPPIEVVAAQLKVQPRTLQRRLSQAGSNYKDLVDDVRRRQALRYIEDPRLNLPEIAFLLGFSEQSSFQRAFKRWTGMPPGQYREGGT; this comes from the coding sequence TTGTCCGCAGATGACAGGTCCGCGGCGGCTGAACCGCAAGTCGTCTTCCTCGCCTATGCCCGCGGCCTGATCGATCAGCTGCGCGGCCAGCGCCTCGACGTGGCACCCCTGCTGGCCCTGGCCGGCCTGGACGAGGCCGCGCTGGACGAGCCGGGGCGCACGATCCCGGCCGAGACCTACGTGCAGCTGTGGCAGCAGGCCGAGAAACTCAGCGGCGACACCCGCCTGGGCCTGCACGTCGGCGAGGTGGTGCGGCCCGGCAAGTACGGCGTGCTGGGCTACGTCATGATGAGCTGTGAGACCCTGGGTGAATCCCTGCTGCGCCAGCTGCGCTACCAGGACCTGGTCGGCAAGTCCGGCCGCTCCGAACTGGTACAGGGCGGCGACCGCTGCGAACTGCGCTGGCACTCGCAGATGGCGCGGGCTTCACCGCATGTCGGCGAGGAGCACGTCGCCAGCTGGGTCGCCTTCGCCCGCTGGATTCTCGGCGCCCCGGGCCGCGATCCCATCGAAGTGCAGTTCGAGCACCCCGCCCCGGCCGATACCTCCGAGCACCAGCGCCTGTTCCGCTGCCCCCTGCGCTTCGGCCAGCCGCATACCGCGGTGGCCTTCGAGGCGGGCCTGCTGAAACTGCCGCTGCGCGACAAGAACCCCGAGATGCGCAGCCTGATGGACCGCCACGCCGAAATGCTGCTGGCGCAGCAGGTGCAGGGCGAAACCGAGATCGAGCAGGAAATCCGCGAGGCCATCGCCAGGCAGTTGGCCGACGGCGTACCGCCGATCGAAGTGGTCGCGGCGCAGCTGAAAGTGCAGCCCCGCACCCTGCAGCGGCGCCTGTCCCAGGCCGGCAGCAACTACAAGGACCTGGTGGATGACGTGCGCCGCCGGCAGGCGCTGCGCTACATCGAAGACCCGCGGCTGAACCTGCCGGAGATCGCATTCTTGTTGGGGTTCTCGGAGCAGAGTTCCTTCCAGCGTGCGTTCAAGCGCTGGACGGGAATGCCGCCGGGGCAGTATCGGGAGGGTGGTACGTAG
- a CDS encoding sterol desaturase family protein: MEQLVLYAIPAFLALVAIEAAWLLRRGLAYDGRDAFASLAMGVGNVFISALCKLFWVAAFVALYQHRFWDIDMSQAWAWPVLILGHDFFFYWYHRFSHRVRLGWAAHVNHHSSQAFNLTTALRQSWTTPLYSYGFFMPLALAGYTPAAVITAGGISLIYQFWIHTETIGRLGPLEWFLNTPSHHRVHHGANPQYIDRNYGGIFIVWDRLFGTFEPEGEKVRYGLTHNVESHHPLRIAFHDWQALWSEMRAAPSWREALRRPLQPPDVGKDTPPPAAAPATGGG; the protein is encoded by the coding sequence ATGGAACAACTGGTGCTCTATGCCATTCCCGCCTTCCTCGCGCTGGTCGCGATCGAGGCGGCGTGGCTGCTCCGGCGCGGGCTAGCCTACGATGGGCGGGATGCCTTTGCCAGCCTCGCCATGGGCGTGGGCAATGTCTTCATCAGCGCGCTGTGCAAGCTGTTCTGGGTGGCGGCCTTCGTGGCCCTCTACCAGCACCGCTTCTGGGACATCGACATGAGCCAGGCCTGGGCCTGGCCGGTGTTGATCCTGGGGCATGATTTCTTCTTCTACTGGTATCACCGCTTCAGCCACCGCGTACGCCTGGGCTGGGCCGCGCACGTCAACCATCACTCCAGCCAGGCCTTCAATCTGACGACGGCGCTGCGCCAGTCCTGGACCACGCCCCTGTACTCCTACGGCTTCTTCATGCCGCTGGCCCTGGCGGGTTACACGCCGGCTGCGGTGATCACCGCCGGTGGCATCAGCCTGATCTACCAGTTCTGGATCCACACCGAGACCATCGGCCGGCTCGGTCCGCTGGAATGGTTCCTCAACACGCCCTCGCATCATCGCGTGCACCACGGCGCCAACCCGCAGTACATCGACCGGAACTACGGCGGCATCTTCATCGTCTGGGACCGGCTGTTCGGGACCTTCGAGCCGGAAGGGGAGAAGGTGCGCTACGGCCTGACGCACAACGTCGAGAGTCATCACCCGCTGCGCATCGCCTTCCACGACTGGCAGGCCTTGTGGAGCGAGATGCGCGCCGCGCCCAGCTGGCGCGAGGCGTTGCGCCGGC